The following are from one region of the Syngnathus typhle isolate RoL2023-S1 ecotype Sweden linkage group LG22, RoL_Styp_1.0, whole genome shotgun sequence genome:
- the slc22a16 gene encoding solute carrier family 22 member 16: protein MTVERIFDELGHFKRFQACVYFAATFQAVACGIHYLASVFLVETPNFVCGPPANVTHVLFGNLSGSRVEDLLPFFKADAAGPLVARTLSGEQWELSRCRRALRMGPAMAGFAYAYDGNKSLESCHGAFAYDRSQVHESIVSAWDLVCERAWLAKLCQPTFMLGVLIGALVFGDIADRVGRVKILMLTSLCQFGLGVAVAFSANYYYFVVFRFLLAMASSGYLVVVFVYVTEFTGIKVRTWTSMHVHAAFAVGIMVVALTGYLVRVWWIYQIILSLCTSPFLLFCWKLPETPFYLMAKGRYEEAQSLLDAMARVNGLESRLKVEELLEEEEERNGGGALLREKEEQEERSPEKKLSILDLFGSWRMAARTLTVWAIWFIGSLGYYVFSLGSVNLGGNQYVNLFLVGAVELPSYLVGCFSMDRIGRKKTCAPALLLAGLACMLTIVLPSDIEALAITLSMMGKFAIAIAFGLIYLYTCELYPTIIRSLAVGSGSMMCRVGSVVAPFCMYLADVWIYLPQLIVGILAFCIGILTLMLPETLGEPLTSTLEEAEALGRSPGSKRKDGARGLEMNQRV, encoded by the exons ATGACGGTGGAGAGGATATTTGACGAGCTGGGACATTTTAAAAG ATTCCAGGCCTGCGTGTACTTTGCGGCCACCTTCCAGGCCGTGGCTTGCGGGATCCACTACCTGGCTTCCGTCTTCCTGGTGGAGACGCCCAACTTTGTGTGCGGCCCTCCAGCCAACGTCACGCACGTCTTGTTTGGCAACCTGAGCGGCTCCCGCGTGGAGGACCTGCTGCCCTTCTTCAAAGCGGACGCGGCCGGGCCCTTGGTGGCGAGGACCCTCAGCGGCGAGCAGTGGGAGTTGAGCCGCTGCCGGCGGGCCCTGCGGATGGGCCCCGCAATGGCGGGCTTCGCGTACGCCTATGACGGCAACAAATCGCTGGAGTCCTGCCACGGGGCTTTTGCGTACGATCGCAGCCAAGTGCACGAGAGCATCGTGAGCGCCTGGGACCTGGTGTGCGAGCGGGCCTGGCTGGCCAAGCTGTGTCAGCCCACCTTCATGCTGGGGGTGCTGATCGGGGCGCTGGTGTTCGGGGACATCGCCGACAG GGTCGGTCGAGTCAAGATCCTGATGTTGACCAGCCTCTGCCAATTTGGACTCGGGGTGGCCGTGGCCTTCTCGGCCAATTACTACTACTTTGTGGTCTTCCGCTTCCTCCTGGCCATG GCGTCCAGCGGCTACCTGGTGGTGGTTTTTGTGTACGTGACAGAGTTCACCGGCATCAAGGTCCGCACGTGGACCTCCATGCACGTCCACGCCGCCTTCGCCGTGGGCATCATGGTGGTGGCTCTGACCGGCTACCTGGTGCGCGTGTGGTGGATCTACCAGATCATCCTGTCGCTCTGCACCTCCCCCTTCCTGCTCTTCTGCTGGAAGCTCCCCGAGACGCCCTTCTACCTCATGGCCAAAGGCAGGTACGAGGAGGCGCAGAGCCTGCTGGACGCCATGGCCCGCGTCAACGGTTTGGAGAGCCGGCTGAAGGTGGAGGAGCtcctggaggaggaagaggagcgcaATGGCGGCGGAGCGCTGCTGCGTGagaaggaggagcaggaggagcgcTCTCCGGAGAAGAAACTGTCCATCCTGGATCTGTTTGGCAGCTGGAGGATGGCGGCCCGCACGCTCACCGTGTGGGCCATCTGGTTCATCGGCAGCCTGGGCTACTACGTTTTCTCGCTGGGATCCGTCAACCTGGGGGGGAACCAGTACGTCAACCTCTTCCTGGTCG GTGCCGTGGAGCTTCCTTCGTACCTGGTGGGCTGCTTTTCCATGGACCGCATCGGGCGCAAGAAGACGTGCGCCCCCGCCCTGCTGCTGGCTGGGTTGGCTTGCATGCTCACCATCGTGCTTCCGTCT GACATCGAGGCCCTGGCCATCACCCTCAGCATGATGGGAAAGTTTGCCATCGCCATCGCCTTCGGTCTCATCTATCTGTACACTTGTGAGCTTTACCCCACCATCATCAG GTCTCTGGCGGTGGGTAGCGGCAGCATGATGTGTCGCGTGGGTAGCGTGGTGGCGCCATTCTGCATGTACCTGGCCGACGTCTGGATCTACCTGCCTCAG CTCATCGTGGGCATCCTGGCGTTTTGCATCGGCATCCTGACCTTGATGCTGCCCGAGACGCTGGGTGAGCCCCTCACGTCCACCCTGGAGGAGGCCGAGGCGCTCGGACGAAGCCCCGGCAGCAAAAGGAAAGATGGCGCACGCGGGCTGGAGATGAACCAGCGCGTGTGA